One genomic region from Pyxicephalus adspersus chromosome 1, UCB_Pads_2.0, whole genome shotgun sequence encodes:
- the ZNHIT3 gene encoding zinc finger HIT domain-containing protein 3 isoform X1 gives MEGSEYYVHKICIFMIGNIGLLLKFSSCSLACYKTHKETCLRREATTSTEASLPAASRREPQQNNAGNLIEDDESDKVSLQKLKMLGESEEVKHLLLNPHLRQLVAALDQAENKDLELKKYMQEPLFVEFADQCLSIVEEEEKENVILD, from the exons ATGGAAGGATCAGAGTATTATGTGCATAAAATCTGCATATTCATGATCGGAAACATTGGTCTCTTGTTAAAGTTCTCAAG TTGCTCCTTGGCCTGCTACAAGACACATAAAG aGACATGTCTTCGCAGAGAAGCTACAACATCTACAGAAGCCTCATTGCCAGCTGCGTCAAGACGTGAACCACAGCAGAACAATG CTGGCAATTTGATTGAAGATGATGAATCTGACAAAGTCTCTCTACAGAAGCTAAAAATGTTGG GGGAGTCAGAGGAGGTAAAGCATTTATTACTCAATCCGCATCTTCGGCAATTGGTTGCAGCACTTGACCAGGCTGAAAACAAAGatctggaattaaaaaaatatatgcaagaaCCTTTGTTTGTAGAATTTGCAGACCAATGCCTTTCTATTgtagaggaagaagagaaagaaaatgtgattcTGGACTGA
- the ZNHIT3 gene encoding zinc finger HIT domain-containing protein 3 isoform X2 — MEAACNVCSAGSVKYRCPGCRVRYCSLACYKTHKETCLRREATTSTEASLPAASRREPQQNNAGNLIEDDESDKVSLQKLKMLGESEEVKHLLLNPHLRQLVAALDQAENKDLELKKYMQEPLFVEFADQCLSIVEEEEKENVILD, encoded by the exons ATGGAAGCTGCGTGCAATGTGTGTAGTGCGGGCAGTGTGAAGTATCGCTGTCCTGGGTGCCGGGTTCGCTA TTGCTCCTTGGCCTGCTACAAGACACATAAAG aGACATGTCTTCGCAGAGAAGCTACAACATCTACAGAAGCCTCATTGCCAGCTGCGTCAAGACGTGAACCACAGCAGAACAATG CTGGCAATTTGATTGAAGATGATGAATCTGACAAAGTCTCTCTACAGAAGCTAAAAATGTTGG GGGAGTCAGAGGAGGTAAAGCATTTATTACTCAATCCGCATCTTCGGCAATTGGTTGCAGCACTTGACCAGGCTGAAAACAAAGatctggaattaaaaaaatatatgcaagaaCCTTTGTTTGTAGAATTTGCAGACCAATGCCTTTCTATTgtagaggaagaagagaaagaaaatgtgattcTGGACTGA